The DNA region CGAATCCAATGCACTATTTGACGAGGTCTTAGCAGAGATTGGCCAAAGAAAGGAATCTCCTCTTAAGAAAGGCCCCCGTATACTCATTGACGGTGCGTGTGTGGATAACATTGAACTGGTCAAGATCGTGGAAGAGAGCGGGGCCACGGTAGTGACCGATACCCTTTGCAACGGTACCAGGGATTACTTCCCGCATGCGGACGTTGGGGGAGATCCTGTAGACGCGCTGGCCCGTCGGTATCTGGATAAGGTCAATTGTCCCAAGACCTATAGGGAAAACAAGGCAGGTACCTTTGAGGGGGGTATTGTAGATCGGTTCGGCGACATCGGATCGTATGCCAAGGAATTCAACGTCGATGGCGCCATTCTCTACGTGTACAAATATTGTGATCCCTTTGGCTTTGAGGTCCCTGCAAGAAAGGCGTACTACGAATCCATCAATGTCCCGCTCCTCCACCTGG from Deltaproteobacteria bacterium includes:
- a CDS encoding 2-hydroxyacyl-CoA dehydratase; translation: ESNALFDEVLAEIGQRKESPLKKGPRILIDGACVDNIELVKIVEESGATVVTDTLCNGTRDYFPHADVGGDPVDALARRYLDKVNCPKTYRENKAGTFEGGIVDRFGDIGSYAKEFNVDGAILYVYKYCDPFGFEVPARKAYYESINVPLLHLEDLYSAGTIGQVKTRVQAFLEMIG